The following is a genomic window from Anaerobaca lacustris.
ACATGCACATCAACGAAGCGCCCGGCTGGGGCGTGGACATCGATGAGACTCTGGCGGCCAAGTTTCCGCTGCCCGAGCATCCGGGGTACTGGAACCCGGTCCGCCGGCCCGACGGGACCGCCGTCCGGCCATAATCGGCGTCATCGGCCGGCGTACTTGTCGCGGTCGCAGGTGATCCTGCCGTCGCGGTATTCGAGCTCGGCCGCCTGCAAGACCGTGCGGTTGGTGCCGAAGAGCGGGTGCGCCGGCGGATAGTGCACGTGATAGAGGATGATGGCTCGATCATCGAGCAGGATGATGCCGGGATGGCCTCCCTGGGCGTCGTCCTTGTCGCGTTTGCCCGGCTCGCGGAGCAGGCTGTCGGCGTACTGCCAGTCGGTCAGGCCGTCCTGCGACCGATAGACCCGTATCCCGCGCTGCCATGAGTCCACGACGAGCCAGTAGGCGCCGTGCCACTGCCAGACGAACGGCGCCTCGTGGTTGACGTCGGTGACGGCCGGCCCGACCACCTTCCAGCGATAGAGGTCGTCGCTCTGCGCCAGATAGGAGCGCGACCCGTGGACCTCGTCCTTGTAGAGCATGCACCACGTGCCGCCCGCGCGATAGATGCCGGCGTCGATGCACCGGTCCGAGGACAGATCGAGCGTGGATTGATAGGTCCAGGTCTTACCGTCTGTGCTGGTGAAGTGCTTGATGAATCGCTTGCCGATCCACTCGGTGTAGATGCCGTCCACCCACGAGACGTACATGTGATACAGACCCTCGTGGTACAGCACGCCCGGCGCCCACCAGCTACAGTTGCCCACGATGGGGTCGCCGAGTCCTCGATCGCCCTGGCAGATGCCGAGGTAGCGCCACTGCCGACCGTCCTTGGAAGCGGCGATGCCGATGGCCGAGCCGTGACAGAACTCGACGCCCTTGTTGGGCTGGAGGGTCGCGCGCCTCTGGGTGTAGTAGATCCACCATTCGTTCGCCTGATGGTTCCAGACCGGGGCGGGATCGGCGGCCCCGTCCCAGATCGGATCGCTGAACAATGGGGCCGGGGCATTGGCCAGGTCGAACATTCGCTCGTCAGCGGCACGGCACAGGCCGCACACGAGAGCCACGAGACACAGACACACGATGATTCTGCTTTTCATGCGATTGTCCCTTCATCGATGATGGCGCTGCCGGACGGCCCATTGGGCCGCGAGGAAGCCCCAGGCGATCCCGACGACGGCGCCGACGCCGTGGGCGGTGTTGGCGATGTTGCCGACCATGCCCGACAGGCCCAGAAAGAACCATCCGATCATGAGCGCGACGGTTTGCGGGTGCAGTTCCAGGCCGGAGGCGGGGTCGAACTTGCCCTGCATCCAGATATAGCCGAGCAGGCCGAAGACCACGCCCGACATGCCTCCGAAGGTCGGCCCGCTCACGAGGTACTGGCCGAGATTGGAGACGGCCGAAATCACCAGCGCCAGCGCCAGCAGTTGCCATGTTCCTTTACGGGTCTCGATCATACTGCCCAGGTCCCTCAGCCACATCATGTTGAAGAAGATGTGCAGCAGGCCGAAATGCACGAACATGGGCGTGAACAGCCGCCAGAGCTGGCCGCGCCGGATCTCGGGCAGGCCCGAGTCCCATTCGACGTACTGCCCGTCGAAGGAGTAGTGCGTAATCGACAGATAGGGGACGATGCGGTCGTTCTCGCCGAGGCCGGTGGCAAGCGTCACAAGCACGCTGATCGCCAGCAACGCCATCGTCAAGACCCCATAGCCGATCGGGGGCCTGTAGAACGCGGTGCGGCCATCCACGATGCGGGCCCGCTTCGGAACGCTCACTTGCACGTCGCGCTGTCGCTGCCGGGCGCCTTTCTCGGCCCCCCCGGCAAACGTCGGATCGTCGGGCCGTGCAGCAAACCGCTCGAACAGCGACGCGGCCTCTTCGAGTCGCGATTCATCGAGGACCCAGATGTCCCAACCACCGCCGGAGGCCGGGTCTACCTGGTTCTCGATCCGGCGACCGTAGAGGAAGTCTCCGAATCGTCTGGCCTGGTTCTCGTCCTGCAATCGACCGATCTGTCGCATGCGATATCCCCGACCCTGGTGACATACAAGCCGGGTGGATGACCGTCTG
Proteins encoded in this region:
- a CDS encoding family 43 glycosylhydrolase, whose product is MKSRIIVCLCLVALVCGLCRAADERMFDLANAPAPLFSDPIWDGAADPAPVWNHQANEWWIYYTQRRATLQPNKGVEFCHGSAIGIAASKDGRQWRYLGICQGDRGLGDPIVGNCSWWAPGVLYHEGLYHMYVSWVDGIYTEWIGKRFIKHFTSTDGKTWTYQSTLDLSSDRCIDAGIYRAGGTWCMLYKDEVHGSRSYLAQSDDLYRWKVVGPAVTDVNHEAPFVWQWHGAYWLVVDSWQRGIRVYRSQDGLTDWQYADSLLREPGKRDKDDAQGGHPGIILLDDRAIILYHVHYPPAHPLFGTNRTVLQAAELEYRDGRITCDRDKYAGR
- a CDS encoding rhomboid family intramembrane serine protease gives rise to the protein MRQIGRLQDENQARRFGDFLYGRRIENQVDPASGGGWDIWVLDESRLEEAASLFERFAARPDDPTFAGGAEKGARQRQRDVQVSVPKRARIVDGRTAFYRPPIGYGVLTMALLAISVLVTLATGLGENDRIVPYLSITHYSFDGQYVEWDSGLPEIRRGQLWRLFTPMFVHFGLLHIFFNMMWLRDLGSMIETRKGTWQLLALALVISAVSNLGQYLVSGPTFGGMSGVVFGLLGYIWMQGKFDPASGLELHPQTVALMIGWFFLGLSGMVGNIANTAHGVGAVVGIAWGFLAAQWAVRQRHHR